From Spirochaeta isovalerica, one genomic window encodes:
- a CDS encoding Na+/H+ antiporter NhaC family protein has product MKKKVYLVLLLCLIPAALFAEGDAEVSFGIISLLPPLLAIILAFVTRQVILSLFLGVFSGALMMNGWNPFYAFLRTLDSYIVGSLADGWNAAIIIFTLSIGGMIGIVNKMGGTQAIAEALAKKAKTAKSAQIVASVMGCVVFFDDYANTLIVGPTMRPLTDKMKISREKLAFIVDSTAAPIAGLAVISTWIGYEFGLIGDAFAAIDQPVNVFTFFMQTIPYRFYNLFALALVFILALRGRDYGPMLKAEKRARLTGQVHREGANLMAGDVTEGATFKEGVKLKASNAIVPILTLVIVAFAGLWYNGYGYSDEGTVWYTWEGIRTCFGNADASVVLIWGAITGTIVAGVMALAQKLMSLGEVFDAFVDGSKSLLITAIILILAWSLGTVADEVGTANYLVGAVSDKIPGGLIPIIVFVISMVVAFSTGTSWGTMAIVIPLAVPLAAAYVQADPAHAPLVVGTMSAVLSGSIFGDHCSPISDTTIMSSMASGSDHIDHVRTQVPYALTAAGVAIFGYFLTGVLNVPSWIALIIGVALLVGIVQFIGKKTDEA; this is encoded by the coding sequence GTGAAGAAAAAAGTTTACCTTGTGCTTCTCTTGTGTCTTATTCCGGCAGCGCTGTTCGCTGAAGGAGATGCGGAAGTGAGTTTCGGGATCATCTCCCTGCTGCCTCCGCTTCTGGCAATTATTCTGGCTTTTGTAACCAGACAGGTTATTCTGTCTCTGTTCCTGGGAGTTTTTTCCGGGGCCCTGATGATGAATGGCTGGAATCCTTTCTATGCTTTCCTGAGAACGCTTGATTCCTATATTGTCGGCTCTCTGGCCGACGGTTGGAATGCCGCAATTATTATTTTTACGCTTTCCATCGGAGGCATGATCGGAATCGTAAATAAGATGGGTGGAACCCAGGCCATAGCCGAAGCTCTGGCGAAAAAAGCGAAAACAGCTAAAAGCGCTCAGATAGTCGCTTCGGTTATGGGCTGTGTCGTTTTCTTTGATGACTATGCCAATACGCTTATCGTAGGACCAACCATGCGGCCTCTTACGGATAAGATGAAGATCTCGAGAGAGAAACTTGCGTTTATTGTCGACTCAACCGCAGCTCCCATTGCCGGCCTGGCTGTCATTTCCACATGGATCGGTTATGAGTTCGGTCTTATCGGTGACGCTTTTGCTGCCATAGATCAGCCTGTAAACGTTTTTACTTTCTTTATGCAGACAATTCCCTATCGTTTTTATAATTTGTTCGCTCTGGCTCTGGTATTCATACTGGCTCTTCGGGGCCGTGATTACGGTCCAATGCTGAAAGCGGAAAAGAGAGCCAGGCTTACAGGACAGGTTCACCGCGAAGGCGCCAATCTTATGGCCGGTGATGTGACTGAAGGTGCAACGTTCAAAGAAGGGGTAAAACTGAAAGCCTCAAACGCTATCGTTCCCATTCTGACTCTGGTTATCGTGGCTTTTGCCGGTCTCTGGTATAATGGATACGGTTACAGCGATGAAGGAACCGTCTGGTATACATGGGAAGGGATCAGAACCTGTTTCGGTAATGCCGACGCTTCTGTAGTTCTTATCTGGGGGGCCATTACCGGTACAATCGTAGCGGGAGTTATGGCTCTTGCCCAGAAACTTATGAGCCTGGGAGAAGTTTTCGACGCTTTCGTTGATGGATCAAAATCTCTTCTCATTACGGCGATCATTCTCATACTCGCCTGGTCTCTCGGAACTGTTGCCGATGAAGTGGGAACCGCCAATTATCTGGTCGGCGCTGTTTCGGATAAAATCCCCGGCGGTCTGATTCCGATCATCGTTTTTGTTATTTCCATGGTTGTGGCATTCTCCACCGGTACGTCCTGGGGAACAATGGCAATCGTTATTCCTCTGGCTGTTCCTCTGGCTGCCGCTTATGTTCAGGCTGATCCCGCTCACGCGCCTCTGGTTGTCGGAACAATGAGTGCCGTTCTTTCCGGATCCATATTCGGAGACCATTGCTCACCCATTTCCGATACGACAATCATGTCTTCCATGGCTTCGGGATCGGACCATATCGACCATGTCAGAACCCAGGTTCCTTATGCGCTGACAGCTGCGGGTGTCGCTATCTTCGGTTATTTCCTGACTGGTGTCCTTAATGTTCCGTCATGGATCGCATTGATTATCGGTGTGGCGCTGCTTGTCGGTATCGTTCAGTTTATCGGTAAAAAAACAGACGAGGCATAA
- a CDS encoding transporter substrate-binding domain-containing protein, with protein MKKRILTVLISIVTLVSMYAGGSQEKEASPLNLMQEGTLTIGVEIGYPPFEDFANDGVTPVGYDIDFAKALGEKLGLEIVFINTAWDGIFQGIGVNYDVVISAVTITEERKETMDFSTPYIDNYQAVVVRADSDRKVTKFQDLDGLALAVQKETTSDILISDYISTGSLNCTVAQNEKVITCFTQLDNKEIDAVVVDSTVADGQVGKYPGKYKIAYLDKSEAEQFGVALTKGNTALQSAINKAIDDLKKEGFFQENTEYWFGG; from the coding sequence ATGAAGAAGAGGATTCTTACAGTTTTAATTAGCATTGTCACTCTTGTGTCAATGTATGCGGGCGGTTCTCAGGAAAAAGAAGCATCTCCCCTTAACCTTATGCAAGAAGGGACTCTGACAATCGGTGTCGAAATCGGGTATCCCCCTTTTGAGGATTTTGCCAACGACGGCGTAACGCCTGTAGGTTACGATATTGATTTCGCAAAAGCGCTCGGAGAGAAACTCGGTCTTGAAATCGTTTTCATCAACACGGCATGGGACGGAATCTTTCAGGGTATCGGCGTTAATTACGACGTTGTTATTTCAGCTGTAACCATTACTGAAGAAAGAAAAGAAACCATGGATTTTTCAACCCCCTACATCGACAACTACCAGGCAGTCGTGGTACGGGCCGATTCAGATAGAAAAGTTACAAAATTCCAGGACCTCGACGGACTCGCGCTGGCGGTCCAGAAAGAAACCACTTCGGATATTCTGATCTCCGATTACATTTCCACAGGATCTTTGAACTGTACGGTCGCCCAGAACGAAAAGGTCATAACCTGTTTCACACAGCTTGACAATAAAGAGATCGACGCCGTAGTCGTAGACTCCACAGTTGCGGACGGGCAGGTCGGAAAATACCCCGGCAAATACAAAATCGCCTATCTCGACAAGAGCGAAGCCGAACAGTTCGGCGTAGCATTGACCAAAGGCAACACAGCTCTTCAGTCCGCCATCAACAAAGCAATCGATGACCTGAAAAAGGAAGGCTTCTTCCAGGAAAACACTGAATACTGGTTCGGTGGCTGA
- a CDS encoding amino acid ABC transporter permease → MKDYLKKLINIRQWEQSSKTTAIIIVAVVLLFIVLSVINVSESAMMDHASAEVKQMIEDEKDSSRKRLTITYNDFKAISYLSFTTSGAKALQESYVGFAGNIFQADEGVGKFTGQMINYTYRMLGIKQNFLHGVKLTMLLTTLSILIGFVFSIFLALGKISKNVIISKLSSAYIFFFRGTPLLIQLFVVYFSVPGIFGFSWRGLFDISDPEAVYKGAFIAALIAFSLNAAAYCAEIVRAAIQSIDKGQHEASKTLGLGYAQTMTHIIIPQATRRMIPPLANEFIMMIKDVSLVFAISLMDITTISKTIMTSEGSYLVFLPALVIYLIVTAIFTRIFGKMEERLSVYE, encoded by the coding sequence ATGAAAGATTATCTCAAAAAACTAATTAATATTAGACAATGGGAACAGTCTTCAAAAACAACTGCCATAATTATTGTGGCAGTTGTTCTTTTGTTTATTGTTCTTTCGGTTATCAATGTCTCCGAATCGGCCATGATGGATCATGCCTCGGCGGAAGTGAAACAGATGATCGAAGATGAAAAAGACAGTTCCCGAAAACGCCTTACCATAACCTATAACGATTTTAAAGCCATCAGCTACCTGTCCTTTACGACATCGGGAGCCAAAGCCCTTCAGGAATCCTATGTCGGTTTTGCCGGAAATATCTTCCAGGCCGATGAAGGTGTTGGTAAGTTTACCGGACAGATGATTAACTACACCTACCGGATGCTGGGAATCAAACAGAATTTTCTGCACGGCGTCAAACTGACAATGCTGCTGACAACATTGTCCATACTGATCGGATTTGTTTTCAGTATTTTTCTCGCCCTTGGCAAGATTTCAAAAAATGTAATTATCAGCAAGCTTTCCAGTGCATACATATTTTTCTTCAGGGGAACTCCCCTTCTGATACAGCTTTTCGTGGTGTATTTTTCCGTACCGGGGATCTTCGGATTCTCCTGGAGAGGACTTTTCGACATCTCCGATCCCGAAGCTGTTTACAAAGGCGCTTTCATTGCGGCTTTAATTGCCTTCTCGCTGAATGCCGCAGCCTATTGTGCCGAAATCGTCCGTGCGGCTATACAGTCTATCGACAAAGGCCAGCACGAAGCATCCAAAACGCTGGGACTGGGTTATGCTCAGACAATGACCCATATTATCATTCCTCAGGCCACAAGAAGAATGATCCCGCCTCTTGCCAATGAATTTATTATGATGATCAAAGATGTTTCGCTTGTTTTTGCGATTTCTCTCATGGACATCACCACTATATCCAAAACGATTATGACCAGCGAAGGAAGCTATCTCGTATTTCTTCCGGCTCTGGTAATTTATCTGATTGTAACAGCAATCTTTACCAGGATATTTGGAAAAATGGAAGAGAGGTTGTCTGTCTATGAATAA
- a CDS encoding amino acid ABC transporter ATP-binding protein — protein sequence MNNEKETNEYEYLIRTENLSKSFGHLEVLRDVDLAVKKGEVICIIGPSGAGKSTYLRSLIHLEEITSGKIFVQDKLFLHRKHNRTVHRVPADQQKAMLLEMGMVFQRFNLFPHKTVLENLILAPIIIRKKSKADAIASAAKLIERVGLSDKTDVYPNKLSGGQQQRVAIARALAMEPEIMLFDEPTSALDPELVGEVLAVMRDLANQGMTMLCVTHEMGFAKEVADRVVFMADGMILEEGKPKDLFENPKNEKLKNFLKNVL from the coding sequence ATGAATAACGAAAAAGAAACCAATGAATACGAATATCTCATCAGAACTGAGAATCTCTCCAAATCTTTCGGACATCTTGAAGTCCTCAGAGATGTGGATCTCGCCGTCAAAAAAGGAGAAGTGATCTGCATTATCGGTCCGTCCGGCGCGGGAAAATCGACATACCTCCGCTCGCTGATTCACCTGGAGGAGATAACGAGCGGCAAGATATTTGTCCAGGACAAACTGTTTCTTCACAGAAAGCATAACCGGACCGTTCACAGGGTTCCGGCGGATCAGCAGAAGGCCATGCTCCTGGAAATGGGAATGGTATTTCAGCGCTTTAATCTTTTCCCCCATAAAACCGTTCTGGAAAACCTGATACTCGCACCGATCATTATCCGGAAAAAATCAAAGGCCGATGCCATTGCTTCTGCAGCGAAACTGATTGAACGGGTAGGATTATCCGATAAGACAGATGTATACCCGAACAAACTGTCGGGAGGACAGCAGCAGCGCGTCGCCATTGCACGGGCGCTTGCGATGGAACCGGAGATCATGCTCTTCGACGAGCCGACAAGCGCGCTCGACCCGGAACTGGTAGGGGAAGTACTGGCGGTTATGCGGGATCTAGCCAATCAGGGGATGACCATGCTCTGCGTAACCCATGAAATGGGATTTGCAAAAGAAGTGGCCGACCGCGTCGTTTTTATGGCGGACGGGATGATTCTGGAAGAAGGGAAACCGAAGGATCTTTTTGAAAACCCGAAAAATGAAAAGCTGAAGAACTTTCTCAAGAATGTTCTTTAG
- a CDS encoding class I SAM-dependent methyltransferase has translation MSNNFEISKILSHIRSNLTKTESRDLQRLFHGRGGTFDGLGFLNADFYPPAIFITLYEERSPGWLEEFASELMGSGSIASVVFQDRTSAPWKNSFFGEPLPLPHMVEENGLRYLVSLGKGENPGIFPDMGEGRSYLRSISSGRKVLNLFSYTCAFSVAAIAGGASYVLNVDMNSNSLSRGRENHRLNNQSLESVSFMSHNILKSFGKIVRSGPFDLVVIDPPPSQGTSFNLERDYGKILRRSAEFLTPGGEILACLNSPRYDFSWFEKFIEENSGSFRLINRLEGGESFPESGPGAGLKILHFQRNTDEPISKEHS, from the coding sequence TTGTCCAATAACTTCGAAATCAGCAAAATCCTCAGCCATATCAGAAGCAATTTGACGAAAACCGAAAGCCGCGATTTGCAAAGGCTGTTTCACGGCCGCGGCGGAACATTTGACGGCTTGGGATTTCTCAATGCCGATTTCTATCCTCCGGCTATCTTTATCACCCTTTATGAAGAGCGTTCTCCCGGGTGGCTCGAAGAGTTCGCTTCGGAACTGATGGGATCAGGTTCGATTGCCTCTGTTGTCTTTCAGGACAGAACCTCGGCTCCCTGGAAAAACAGTTTTTTCGGCGAACCGCTTCCTCTTCCGCATATGGTCGAGGAGAATGGCCTGCGTTACCTGGTTTCTCTGGGGAAAGGGGAGAATCCGGGAATTTTCCCCGATATGGGCGAAGGAAGAAGCTATCTCCGCTCCATCAGTTCCGGCAGGAAAGTCCTCAATCTCTTCTCCTACACCTGTGCTTTCTCCGTAGCGGCAATAGCCGGCGGAGCTTCCTATGTCCTCAATGTGGATATGAACAGCAATTCCCTGTCCCGGGGGAGGGAGAATCACAGGCTGAACAATCAGAGTCTTGAATCTGTCTCCTTTATGAGTCACAACATATTGAAATCTTTCGGCAAAATAGTCCGTTCGGGCCCTTTTGATCTGGTCGTTATCGATCCTCCTCCCTCTCAGGGAACAAGTTTCAACCTTGAGAGGGATTATGGAAAAATCCTGAGAAGATCGGCGGAATTCCTGACTCCCGGCGGAGAAATCCTGGCCTGCCTCAATTCTCCCCGGTATGATTTTTCCTGGTTTGAAAAATTCATTGAAGAGAATTCCGGAAGCTTCAGACTGATAAACCGCCTTGAAGGAGGTGAGAGCTTTCCCGAATCCGGCCCGGGAGCCGGATTGAAAATTCTACACTTTCAGAGAAATACTGATGAACCGATTTCTAAAGAACATTCTTGA